The Euleptes europaea isolate rEulEur1 chromosome 7, rEulEur1.hap1, whole genome shotgun sequence genomic sequence ATGCAGTTGTTCTGGCCACATGGAGAAACAGGTGCTCGCAGCCTCCAGAATCGCCAATAAGACTGGAAGGTCTGGAAAAGCAAGAGACAGCAACGGGAACAAACCACTTACTGTGGAGTCTGAAAAGAGATATTGTGGGGTGTCTCTCCATGCAGCCAGAGATGCATCCGATTCCCCACCTTATTTCATTTTAATCTAGGGGTTTTCGCCCCTGAATTCATAagcaaaatttttttaaaaagaaataattaaaaatgaatggGCAGCAAGAGCGTTCTGGAAAACAAGGCAGGGAGGATTGATAGTAGGAGTTTTACAGACCGTTGGAGCTTTACAAAGTTTACTATGCAAAAAAAAGTCACTTCCCTGCCTGCAAGGAGTTTACAAATCAAAGCCTGGGATTAgggaaagaatgggggggggggggtaagctaGTGAGCAGGAGCAACAGCCTATGTTTTGCTGAGGGTCTCCCAGAATGCTGAACTAAGTTCCCCATTCTTTACTCTTGCAGTGATTCTGAAGCCTGGTGCCTCAAGCAGCAGCTGACCACAGAAGAAACCCAAGTGGCCTATGTCCTTGGAAGCACACCACCTTTCCTGGAAGGTCTTCTGTCTCCAGGACAGCTCTCCAGCCCTGACCAAGTCTTCACACCCATGGCAAGCACCCCAACCAGCAGCGTCACTGTACCATCATTTGATTTCAGTGCCGTGGGGGGCACAGATTGCCCTTCAGGGTTCACAGAGACAACCTCTGCCGGCCTGCCCCAGGAGATGATGGAGCCCGGAAATATCTCCTCCATGGAGGAGGCCCCCGGATCCACGCTCAGCCTTCTTGGCAAAGGCCCAGAGTTCAGCTATGTGATTGTACCAACGGGCTACAACCAGACTTCAAGGAGGGACAACTCTGGTGGCTCCTCCAAAGACTTTGTCTGCACCCCTCCTTATACACCCCACCAGGGCTCTGCCTTCCTCTTCGCAACCCAGGAGTCTTACACCCCGAGCTCCGCCCCAGGGACTTTGCCTCCAGTGACTGCCCCTGCTCCGTCTGCCGCcgccaccactaccaccaccgccaccaccacctcctctgaGCTGTTCTATACCCAGGAACAATGCAGTGCTCTCTATGAGAAGTTACCGCCTACCCCGGACAGCCCTGGTAATGGGGACTGTACCGTCATGACCTTGCCTGAGATCAGAGGTCCCCTCTATATCGACGTGCCCATGGTGCCTGAGGGGATCCTGACTCCGGAAGCCTCGCCCATCAAACAGACTTTCTTCAGATATTCTGAAAAAGAGAAGAATGAGATCAAACTATTGGCCCAGCAGATCAGCAGCCTGGCCGAAGCTTTCAGCTCCATCCCATCCAGAGAGCTGGCCAAGAACACCCAGGTCGCTGTTGACTTCTCTGCAGTGGCCACCACCCCTGAAGCATGCCTGGACTTCCAGCTTCCAAAGCATTGGAGGAGTGTTGACTTCTCCTTGTTGACCTGTCCAGAGGAAGATCTCCTGGAAGAGGATGCTCTTGAGACCCTTCTCCAAGACCTGTCTGCCTCTCTGTTCGAGAAAGGTGGCACAGGTATGAGGTGCCCTCACCACCAGTTCTGCGGTGGGAATGTCAGTAGTCCAGTGAGCTTGGACAACGAAGATAGTAGCCAAGGAGCCTTGGCTCCCTCGCCCAGCATGGACCTGCCTCCAGAAGAGCGATGCTTTTTGGAAGAACTGGCCTCCTATGAAACAGCCTTTGAGACACGTGCCTCAAACTCTCCCTGTGATGGGTTAGATGAGTTGTATCAACTCCAGAGCCATATGCAAGAAGGCTTTCATGAAGGTAAGCATCAGAACTGGGCTTGGTAGGAGGGAAAGGGCTGACAGCGCAGTTTTAAAATTTTGGACTTGTCATATAAAGCAAAGGGAAGGTGGGGAGAAATGGTCTATGCTGCAAGCATTTAAGTCCTTCTGCAACTGACCACACAACGATAGACAACAAAAGTCTAGCCTTTTATGAGTGTTAAagtgaatttgaaaacatggtcAGATTACTAACCTACCATCTCCTTGCTTTGTGTCTCCTTCTACAGATGGAAGCAAAAGTGACCCTTCGTTTTGAAATAAGTCCGTGACTTACTTCTCCGAGTATGGCATATTGTCATAACCCAAGGATTTTCTTCTGCCAAACCCCCTGGAATTCACTCTAATGGTGAACCAAGAGGATGTCAACCCGGCGTCTTGAGATGGGGTTTTTTGGGGaaggactttttttgttgtttcttttttaaataacaaaaacaaaaaaaatgttatcTTGATTCTGAGACATCGAAGCTGATCAGAGCTAAGGAAAGGACCATTGTAAGGGGACTTACACATGTTATTGTATTCACTCGTAGTGAGTAACCTTGTATGTAATTTACTAAGAAGTCTGAGGCGGGGGCCCTTGCGCCTTGGCTGCTTCCAAGGGCATTCAACGCACAGTTGGAGCAAAGCACCCGGGCAGCCATTTTGCGCATGATTCGGGAACGATTCATCTTCTCCCATCCAATCCCCCGCCCAGACAACAGAATGTGTAGGTGGTACTAGAACCTACAATAGTAAGGGCCAATGGCTGGCGATGCGCCgctgctttctttttttcttgctgctATCCTCTGCTTTTCTTCTGTTCCCAAAGAAATCTGAACCATTTAAGCTTTAACTCACCCAAGTTCTGACGGGGTGGTGGTTATTATTCGTTTCCTTTTGGTGacctttttttaatttctcagAGCCGCTCTGGGAGATGAACCCATTTCTAGTTCCATGATCATCTGTGTTCACACCCATTGTATCCATTTTTTTCCGCTGGGATGAATGTCAGACCTGGCAGAGAGATTGCCTGTGACAATTGTTACCAAATGAATGAGTAGCCTTTGCTAAGGATCAAGGGAGCAATACCCAGAGTGGAACCCCATCCTACCGGCCTTCCAGCTGCAAATCAGCAAGGGCGAATGGTGCGTTCCTGAAGTCCCCTCTGTTGGACCATCATAACAGATTCTACTCTGAGCCACAGCATCAGGACCAATGGGATTATGCTGCTGTGTAGGCCAGACAAAGAGATCCACAGGAATCCTTGTGGGTTGTGATAGATTTGAATTGGGAACGGTGCCCCTTTAACTGAAAATTTAGGCTTCGATATCTCTCTGCCAGCTCCAACTTCCCCAGATATTTCTTACTAGCTTTCAGCAGAATATACAGATATATTTTGCTCATAACATGATTTCACCCACTCTGGTCAAAACAAAGTATTTCCTGTTTCTGCAGGATCCCAGTGTGAGCTAGTTGGAATGATTTTTTTAGAACCCCAAATGTCCTCCCCAGCCATGCTGCAATGAACAGCAGCCATGAGTTGGGGAGATATACTGGTCCAGATGATGGTACGGAACAgaaatgtttatatatatatatataaatactgatTGCTATCtagatatataatttttttaaaagaaatgg encodes the following:
- the NPAS4 gene encoding neuronal PAS domain-containing protein 4 produces the protein MYRSTKGASKARRDQINAEIRNLKDLLPIAEGDKLRLSYLHIMSLACIYTRKSIFFSKGTTSEGLEGLLSSQDLDDFMQSLPGFLLAFTGEGKLIYVSENVAEHLGHSVVDLVAQGDSIYDIIDPTDHFVMRNQLALPSPIDTGRLFHCHFNTSKTIRRQSAGNKLVLIRGRFHQPPAGSYWSTNPVFTAFCTPLDPKPRTCQNSLFLSSFESRHTKDLAIVDISESVIFHLGYEKNELLCKSWYSLVHPEDLSHASAQHYRLLGDTNETQVEMVLRLQTKDGLNWIWIYSLLRLENTEVPITCHSYIISDSEAWCLKQQLTTEETQVAYVLGSTPPFLEGLLSPGQLSSPDQVFTPMASTPTSSVTVPSFDFSAVGGTDCPSGFTETTSAGLPQEMMEPGNISSMEEAPGSTLSLLGKGPEFSYVIVPTGYNQTSRRDNSGGSSKDFVCTPPYTPHQGSAFLFATQESYTPSSAPGTLPPVTAPAPSAAATTTTTATTTSSELFYTQEQCSALYEKLPPTPDSPGNGDCTVMTLPEIRGPLYIDVPMVPEGILTPEASPIKQTFFRYSEKEKNEIKLLAQQISSLAEAFSSIPSRELAKNTQVAVDFSAVATTPEACLDFQLPKHWRSVDFSLLTCPEEDLLEEDALETLLQDLSASLFEKGGTGMRCPHHQFCGGNVSSPVSLDNEDSSQGALAPSPSMDLPPEERCFLEELASYETAFETRASNSPCDGLDELYQLQSHMQEGFHEDGSKSDPSF